A single window of Intrasporangium calvum DSM 43043 DNA harbors:
- the dapC gene encoding succinyldiaminopimelate transaminase, whose product MIDRTLPDFPWDSLAPYKARASAHSGGLVDLSVGTPVDPTPEFVRRALAEAADAPGYPLTIGTPEVREAICDWFARRRGVPGLTPDQVLPTVGSKELVAWLPTFLGLGPGDLVGIPAVAYPTYDVGARLAGATAVVAQSLTSLGPLTRATTPKLLWLNSPGNPNGQVLGVEHLAKVVAWARAHGVVVASDECYAELDWRPGQLGRATPSILHPDVCGGDHTGLLAVYSLSKQSNLAGYRAAFVAGDPDLIAQVREVRKHAGLMMPAPIQHAMAVALRDDEHVAEQRDTYGLRREILLEAVQAAGLRIDHSEAGLYLWATREEDCWTTVSALADRGILVAPGSFYGPAGARHVRIALTATDERIREAATRLQREAG is encoded by the coding sequence GTGATCGACCGCACCCTTCCGGACTTCCCCTGGGACTCGCTCGCGCCCTACAAGGCGCGGGCGAGTGCGCATTCCGGCGGTCTCGTCGACCTGTCCGTCGGCACCCCCGTCGACCCGACGCCCGAGTTCGTGCGGCGAGCCCTGGCCGAGGCGGCCGACGCCCCCGGCTACCCGCTGACCATCGGCACCCCCGAGGTGCGCGAGGCGATCTGTGACTGGTTCGCCCGCCGGCGCGGCGTCCCCGGGCTGACACCGGACCAGGTGCTGCCGACCGTCGGCAGCAAGGAGCTCGTCGCCTGGCTGCCGACCTTCCTCGGTCTCGGCCCCGGCGACCTCGTCGGCATCCCCGCGGTCGCCTACCCGACCTACGACGTCGGGGCCCGCCTCGCCGGCGCCACGGCCGTCGTCGCCCAGTCCCTGACCAGCCTCGGGCCGCTGACCCGCGCCACGACGCCGAAGCTGCTCTGGCTCAACAGCCCCGGAAACCCCAACGGCCAGGTCCTCGGAGTCGAGCACCTCGCCAAGGTCGTCGCCTGGGCCCGCGCGCACGGCGTCGTCGTCGCGAGCGACGAGTGCTACGCCGAGCTCGACTGGCGGCCCGGACAGCTCGGCCGGGCCACGCCGAGCATCCTGCACCCCGACGTCTGCGGGGGCGACCACACCGGGCTGCTCGCCGTCTACTCCCTCTCCAAACAGTCCAACCTCGCCGGCTACCGCGCCGCCTTCGTCGCTGGCGACCCCGACCTCATCGCGCAGGTCCGCGAGGTCCGCAAGCACGCGGGGCTGATGATGCCCGCGCCGATCCAGCACGCCATGGCCGTCGCCCTCCGCGACGACGAGCACGTCGCCGAGCAGCGTGACACCTACGGCCTGCGCCGCGAGATCCTCCTCGAGGCCGTCCAGGCCGCCGGGCTGCGCATCGACCACTCCGAGGCCGGGCTCTACCTCTGGGCCACCCGCGAAGAAGACTGCTGGACAACGGTTTCCGCCCTTGCCGACCGCGGGATCCTCGTCGCGCCCGGCTCGTTCTACGGGCCGGCCGGCGCCCGGCACGTCCGGATCGCCCTCACCGCGACGGACGAGCGGATCAGGGAGGCCGCCACCCGGCTCCAGCGCGAGGCCGGCTGA
- the fdxA gene encoding ferredoxin — MTYVIAQPCVDVKDKACIEECPVDCIYEGIRTLYIHPDECVDCGACEPVCPVEAIYYEDDVPEQWADYYNANVEFFDDLGSPGGAAKMGQIQKDHPLILALPPQAAAE; from the coding sequence ATGACCTACGTCATCGCCCAGCCTTGTGTCGACGTCAAGGACAAGGCGTGCATCGAGGAGTGTCCGGTCGACTGCATCTACGAAGGCATCCGGACGCTCTACATCCACCCCGACGAGTGCGTCGACTGCGGGGCCTGCGAGCCCGTCTGCCCCGTCGAGGCCATCTACTACGAGGACGACGTCCCCGAGCAGTGGGCTGACTACTACAACGCCAACGTCGAGTTCTTCGACGACCTCGGCAGCCCCGGCGGCGCGGCCAAGATGGGCCAGATCCAGAAGGACCACCCGCTCATCCTGGCGCTGCCCCCGCAGGCCGCGGCCGAGTGA